Proteins encoded within one genomic window of Pongo abelii isolate AG06213 chromosome 18, NHGRI_mPonAbe1-v2.0_pri, whole genome shotgun sequence:
- the SPMIP8 gene encoding sperm microtubule inner protein 8 isoform X2 translates to MARIIDLVPWDDGSTHVYASPAILLPVERQRNQLAGVKQQLYHPALPTLRHMDRDTVKSCLPDEHCQSTTYCRKDEFDNAHFTLLGIPNKPLQCLDITATGQKLRNRYHEGKLAPIAPGINRVDWPCFTRAIEDWSHFVSSAGEFKLPCLSKRVEGLSGYAVRYLKPDVTQSWRYCLNQNPSLDRYGQKPLPFDSLNTFRSFGSSYSRVNYLTPWH, encoded by the exons ATGGCCCGCATCATCGACCTGGTGCCCTGGGACGATGGCTCCACACATGTGTATGCCTCCCCGGCCATCCTGCTTCCCGTGGAGCGGCAGCGCAACCAGCTGGCGGGCGTGAAGCAGCAGCTCTAccacccagccctgcccacccTGCGCCACATGGACAGGGACACTGTCAAGTCCTGCCTTCCTGATGAGCACTGCCAGTCCACCACCTACTGCCGCAAAG ATGAATTTGACAACGCCCATTTTACACTCCTTGGGATCCCCAACAAACCCCTGCAGTGTTTG GACATCACCGCGACAGGCCAGAAGCTCCGCAACAGGTACCACGAGGGAAAGCTGGCGCCCATCGCGCCAGGCATCAACCGAGTGGACTGGCCCTGCTTCACGCGCGCCATCGAGGACTGGTCCCACTTCGTGTCCTCGGCCGGGGAGTTCAAGCTGCCTTGCCTGAGCAAGCGAG TGGAGGGTCTCAGCGGCTACGCGGTGCGGTACTTGAAGCCGGACGTGACCCAGAGCTGGCGG TACTGTCTCAACCAGAACCCCAGCCTGGACCGCTACGGACAGAAGCCCCTGCCTTTCGACTCCCT GAACACTTTCCGAAGCTTCGGCTCCAGCTACAG